The region GGGGTCGTTGGGCTGGTAGAAGGCGTAGTCCACCATGTAGGAGACGCTGGAGAGGAAGCGGTCCTTCTGGTAGGGCCCGTAGTCCTGCTGGGACTTGAGGATGCCGAGGTGGGTGCTCTCCACGGCGTGCCTGGTGTTTATCTCGGGGGTGGTGGTCTTGGCGATCACCGCGGCGGCCACGTCCTGGTTCTGGGCCCCGGTGGCGGCCTCCGAGGAGATCATGTACACCAGCGGGTGCGAGAGGGTGAGCCCCTCCTCCCCCCGGCGACCGCTGGGCTGCAGCGCGTACCCGATGGTCCGGAAGAGGTAGTCCTGCCCGCCGAGGTCCTTGACGTAGTTCTGCGCCCAGTCGGCCCAGTTCCAGATGCCGCCGTTGAAGAACAGGGCGTTGCCGTGCGAGACGGTGTCGTGCCACACCTCGAAGTCGGTGCCGATGTAGTTGCGCGGCGTGATCCCCTCCTCCACCACCCGCCGCTGGAAGGCGTACCACTCCACCAGAGCGTCGCGGGTGACCACGAGCTTCCTCCTGCCCTCGTCGTAGAGCCTCCCCCCGTAGGCCACGTAGTACTGCAGGAAGTCCCCGCCCTCCTCGGGCCGGTGCCAGTAGCCGTAGCCCCGCCGGACCACGCCCTGCTCCACCGCCCGCACCGCCGTCTCGACCATGTCGTCGAGCGTGAACTCGCCCCGCCGGATGCGCTCGGGGAGGGCCTCTATCTCCTCGGAGGACCAGCCGAGCTCCTCGAGCTTGGGCTTGGCGAAGAACATGGGCCGCGCCTCGGTGTCCTGCGGCACCCCCCAGACGGTCCCCCCGTAGGAGGCCGGCTTCCACAGGCGCTCTATGACGTCGTCGAACTCGGGGTACCTGTCGAGGTACTTCTCGACCTCGACGATGTACCCGGCCTGCGACCACACCGGGATGTCCTCGTGCCCGGAGACGACGATGTCCGGGGCCTCCCCCGCGTCGGCGGCCAGGGTGTACTTGCGCTTGTAGTTGGCCCAGTCGCCGCTGGTGTCGTTGACGGGCTTTACCCGCACCTTCCACCGCTTTACCCGCCTGGCGGCCTCGGCCGGACCGTCGGCCCGCCAGTGCTCGGTGGGCGCGGCGAGCGCCCAGACGGTGAGCGAGACCTCCTCGCCCCGCTCGGGGGGCCCGCCCCCGAGCCCCCCGCACCCGGAGAGCGCGGCCGCCCCCGCCCCCGCGAGTGCCACCCTCTTCAGGAACTCCCGGCGCGTGACCCCCCGCGCACCACCGAAACCGCCCAGACGAGGATCTCCCATCTTTCCTCCCGCAGAACCAGCCACAACACCCACAAAGCCCGGGCCCCGGCCACGCGAACGCAGCGTCGTCGTACGCGTACCCCCATCACTGCGCAAACCCCGGACCCGGAAAGCGTGCGCGCGGATATTATAGGCGAGGAGTAGGCTTCAAACAATCTATTTCACAAGTATTTCATGTTCGTATTACCCGGGATACATCGGAGGGGTGAGCGGGGCTATACTCAGCCGGAGCCTGAGAGAAGCGGGAAGCAAGAAGCGTGTGAGGTGTTGTGGAGTGGAGAGCAGAACCATAGCGGTGCTGGAAGGGGATCAGACGGGCCAGGAGCTTCTGGAGGAGGCGCTACGGGTTCTGGACCCGGGCGTAACTGGGCTGGAGCTGGAGTTCCGCCGCTTTGACCTGTCGCTGGAGAACCGGCGGAGGACGGAGAACCGGGTGGTGCACGAGGCCGCCGCCGCGATGAGGGAGTGCGGGTACGGCATAAAGGCGGCCACCATCACCCCGGAGAGGGCCGGGGACGTGGGCTCGCCGAACGCCCTGCTGCGTAAGGACATAAACGGGACCGTCATCGTCAGGACCGGGCGGCGGATCCCGGGGGTCAACCCGCTGCCCGGGGTGCACGCGCCCATCTCCGTGGTACGGATGGCGGTCGATGACGCCTACGGGGCGGAGGAGTGGCGCGAGGGCGAGGGTCCCGACGAGGTGGCCTACCGGACGGAGAAGATCAGCCGCCGGGTATGCCGGGGGGTGGCGGAGTTCGCGTTCATCCACGCCCGCCGGATGCGGGCCAAGGTCTTCGGGGGACCCAAGTGGACCGTCTCACCGGTCTACGAGGGGATGCTCAAGGAGGAGATGGACCGAGCGGCAGAGAAGAACCCGGACGTCCGCTACGAGCCGCAGCTCATAGACGCCACCTACGCGCTGCTGCTCTCCACCTACGGCGAACCGCTGGTCATCCCCACCCTCAACCGCGACGGCGACTGCCTCTCGGACATGGTGCTGCAGATGTTCGGCTCCATAGCCGGGGCGGAGTCGCTCCTGATCGCCCTGGACGAGGAGGAGCGCCCCCAGACGGTTATGGCCGAGGCGCCGCACGGCACGGCCCCCTCCCTCGAGGGCAAGAACATCGCTAACCCGATGGCGATGATCCTAGCCGGGGCGGCGCTGCTGGGCTTCTTCGAGGATGAGCAGGCTGGCCGGGTCTCCCGGGCGATCTACGAGTCTACCTTCGAGACGGTGCTGGACGGCGTAAAGACGGCGGACCTCGGCGGCTCGGCGACCACCACGGAGTTCACCGACGAGGTGATCCGGCACGTAAGGAACAAGCTCGAGGTGTGGAGCGCGCTGGCGTGAGCGGCGCGCTGGCGGACGCGGCGCTCCTGGCGGCGGCGACCGGGCTGCGCTCCTCCGCGGCCCCGGCGTTCCTCTCCCGGGCCGCCTCGTGCGGGAGGCTCTCCCTGCCGGGGAGGCCCCTCCTCCTGCGGCGCCTCGGAGACCCGCGGGTCGCCGCCCTGCTCGCCGCGGCGCTCGCCGGGGAGATGGTGGCGGACAAGCTCCCCTTCGTCCCGGACCGCACCAGCCCGCCCGCCCTCGCGGGGCGGATGCTCTCCGGGGCGCTGGCGGGGCTCCTCGTCTTCCGCGAGGCCGGGCTCGGTGCCGCCTCCGGGGCGCTCGCGGGCGCGGCGGTGGCCGCGGCCTCGGCCCACGCCGGCTACCGGCTGCGCGGCTACGCCGCCGGGCGGGGCCTTCCCGATCTCCAGGTGGCCCTCGCCGAGGACGCCGCCGTTCTCGCCTGCGGCGCGGCGTTCCTGAGGCGGCGGGCCGGCTAGACCCCGAACCGGTCCAGGAGGCGCCGGGCGGCGGCGAGGTAGCCGCCGCCGAAGAAGTAGACGTGCACCAGCAGGGGGTAGAGGTTGTAGAGGTCGCGCCGCACCTCGAAGAAGCCCTCCCTTATGCCCCGGATCTCGGCGTACCGCTCGAAGAAGGGCTCGCCGAAGCTGTCGAACAGGGAGACGAAGGCCAGCTCCACCTCGGGGTCGGCGTGGTAGATCGCCGGGTCCAGAAAGGCGGTTATGCGGCCGCCCTTCGCCAGCACGTTGGCGCTCCACACGTCGCCGTGGATGAGCCCCGGCGGCTGCGGCTCGCCGACGAACTCCTCGAGCCGCCCGGCCAGACGCTCCACCCTGCGCGAGTCCTCCTCCGGGAGCCGGCCCGCCTCGCGCGCCACCCGCGCCAGGTAGAGCAGGCGGTGCTCCCCGAAGAACTCCGCCCAGCTCTCCGTCCACGGGTTAGGCTGCGGGAGGCTGCCGATAAGGGTGTCCCGCTCGTGGCCGTAGGCCCCGGCCCCGACGCCGTGCAGCTCCGCCAGAAGCTCGGCGGCGTGCCGCTCGGCGGCCGGGGAGAAGCGGCTCTCCCCCTCCAC is a window of Rubrobacter xylanophilus DSM 9941 DNA encoding:
- a CDS encoding sugar ABC transporter substrate-binding protein yields the protein MGDPRLGGFGGARGVTRREFLKRVALAGAGAAALSGCGGLGGGPPERGEEVSLTVWALAAPTEHWRADGPAEAARRVKRWKVRVKPVNDTSGDWANYKRKYTLAADAGEAPDIVVSGHEDIPVWSQAGYIVEVEKYLDRYPEFDDVIERLWKPASYGGTVWGVPQDTEARPMFFAKPKLEELGWSSEEIEALPERIRRGEFTLDDMVETAVRAVEQGVVRRGYGYWHRPEEGGDFLQYYVAYGGRLYDEGRRKLVVTRDALVEWYAFQRRVVEEGITPRNYIGTDFEVWHDTVSHGNALFFNGGIWNWADWAQNYVKDLGGQDYLFRTIGYALQPSGRRGEEGLTLSHPLVYMISSEAATGAQNQDVAAAVIAKTTTPEINTRHAVESTHLGILKSQQDYGPYQKDRFLSSVSYMVDYAFYQPNDPNYGPYFTALWDNMVKAENGESSPQKAADDAVRLMRSEIPDHVIFE
- a CDS encoding isocitrate/isopropylmalate family dehydrogenase; this translates as MESRTIAVLEGDQTGQELLEEALRVLDPGVTGLELEFRRFDLSLENRRRTENRVVHEAAAAMRECGYGIKAATITPERAGDVGSPNALLRKDINGTVIVRTGRRIPGVNPLPGVHAPISVVRMAVDDAYGAEEWREGEGPDEVAYRTEKISRRVCRGVAEFAFIHARRMRAKVFGGPKWTVSPVYEGMLKEEMDRAAEKNPDVRYEPQLIDATYALLLSTYGEPLVIPTLNRDGDCLSDMVLQMFGSIAGAESLLIALDEEERPQTVMAEAPHGTAPSLEGKNIANPMAMILAGAALLGFFEDEQAGRVSRAIYESTFETVLDGVKTADLGGSATTTEFTDEVIRHVRNKLEVWSALA
- a CDS encoding DUF4126 family protein — translated: MSGALADAALLAAATGLRSSAAPAFLSRAASCGRLSLPGRPLLLRRLGDPRVAALLAAALAGEMVADKLPFVPDRTSPPALAGRMLSGALAGLLVFREAGLGAASGALAGAAVAAASAHAGYRLRGYAAGRGLPDLQVALAEDAAVLACGAAFLRRRAG
- a CDS encoding fructosamine kinase family protein yields the protein MLDRLLAEGVEASLGERLVSARPLGGGCIGEVWRLELSDGSPVVAKVDREGSSHLEREAYMLRYLRERSRLPVPEVLHSSQSLLLMEFVEGESRFSPAAERHAAELLAELHGVGAGAYGHERDTLIGSLPQPNPWTESWAEFFGEHRLLYLARVAREAGRLPEEDSRRVERLAGRLEEFVGEPQPPGLIHGDVWSANVLAKGGRITAFLDPAIYHADPEVELAFVSLFDSFGEPFFERYAEIRGIREGFFEVRRDLYNLYPLLVHVYFFGGGYLAAARRLLDRFGV